One segment of Strix aluco isolate bStrAlu1 chromosome 4, bStrAlu1.hap1, whole genome shotgun sequence DNA contains the following:
- the PPP1R3B gene encoding protein phosphatase 1 regulatory subunit 3B has product MHCARVLDYFPHKQAMAVDVAMQLYLCSSPLRREKCACKIAPKPSKPLRPCIQLSSKTALNGPEETANSFTHNKVKKRVSFADSRGFALTMVKVFSEFDDPLDIPFNITELIDNIVGLTTVERDSFVLDFVQPSVDYLDFRNRLQADCVCLENCMLKERSIVGTVKVKNLAFEKTVKIRMTFDTWKNFVDYPCQYVKDTYGGSDRDTFSFDISLPEGIQSHERVEFAISFECNGKVYWDSNKGTNYRITRSELKSAQEAICTPRGPDFSSAFDQFGSPRCSYGLFPEWPSYSGYEKLGPYY; this is encoded by the exons ATGCACTGCGCCAG AGTATTAGACTATTTTCCTCACAAACAAGCAATGGCTGTGGATGTGGCAATGCAGCTATACCTATGCTCTTCACCATTGCGAAGAGAGAAGTGTGCTTGCAAAATTGCTCCAAAGCCAAGCAAGCCGTTGCGGCCCTGCATCCAGCTGAGTAGCAAGACTGCGCTGAATGGACCAGAAGAGACAGCAAACTCCTTCACACACAACAAAGTGAAGAAGAGGGTGTCATTTGCAGATAGCAGAGGCTTTGCTCTGACGATGGTGAAGGTGTTCTCAGAGTTTGATGATCCACTGGATATTCCTTTCAACATCACTGAGCTAATAGACAACATTGTGGGTCTGACAACAGTGGAGAGGGACAGCTTTGTCCTGGATTTTGTTCAGCCCTCTGTGGACTACCTGGACTTCAGAAACCGTCTCCAGGCAGACTGTGTCTGCCTTGAAAACTGTATGCTAAAGGAGCGATCCATTGTGGGAACAGTGAAGGTGAAGAACCTCGCTTTTGAAAAGACTGTGAAGATCAGGATGACATTTGACACCTGGAAAAACTTTGTAGATTACCCATGCCAGTATGTCAAGGATACGTATGGAGGGTCAGATCGGGACACGTTTTCCTTTGACATCAGCTTGCCCGAGGGAATTCAATCCCATGAAAGAGTAGAGTTTGCCATCTCCTTTGAGTGCAATGGGAAGGTGTACTGGGACAGCAACAAGGGCACAAATTACAGGATCACACGGTCAGAACTGAAGTCTGCCCAGGAAGCCATCTGCACCCCACGGGGTCCTGACTTCAGCAGTGCCTTTGACCAGTTTGGGAGCCCTCGGTGCTCCTATGGCCTCTTTCCTGAGTGGCCCAGCTATTCGGGCTACGAGAAGCTAGGGCCTTACTATTGA